Proteins from one Sarcophilus harrisii chromosome 2, mSarHar1.11, whole genome shotgun sequence genomic window:
- the NTMT1 gene encoding N-terminal Xaa-Pro-Lys N-methyltransferase 1 isoform X2, with protein sequence MVDVTEDFLIKAKTYLGEEGRRVRNYFCCGLQDFSPEPNSYDVIWIQWVIGHLTDQHLAEFLRRCKAGLRPNGIIVIKDNMAQEGVIMDDVDSSVCRDQEVVRRIVRHAGLNLLAEERQENFPDEIYQVYSFAMR encoded by the exons ATGGTTGATGTTACAGAGGATTTCCTGATTAAGGCCAAAACTTACCTGggtgaggaggggagaagggtgaggaaCTATTTCTGTTGTGGCCTACAGGACTTCAGCCCAGAACCAAACTCCTATGATGTCATTTGGATCCAGTGGGTTATAG GTCACCTGACTGATCAGCACCTTGCTGAATTCCTACGAAGGTGCAAGGCGGGTTTGCGGCCCAATGGCATCATTGTCATCAAGGATAATATGGCTCAGGAAGGGGTGATCATGGATGATGTGGATAGCAGTGTGTGCCGGGACCAGGAGGTGGTACGCAGGATTGTCCGCCATGCAGGTCTTAACCTCCTGGCTGAAGAGAGGCAGGAGAACTTCCCGGATGAGATTTATCAAGTCTACAGTTTTGCCATGAGATGA
- the NTMT1 gene encoding N-terminal Xaa-Pro-Lys N-methyltransferase 1 isoform X1 — MTSEVVEDESQFYLKAEKYWKDVPPTVDGMLGGYGHISNIDINSSKKFLQRFLREGPNKTGTNCALDCGAGIGRITKRLLLPLFKVVDMVDVTEDFLIKAKTYLGEEGRRVRNYFCCGLQDFSPEPNSYDVIWIQWVIGHLTDQHLAEFLRRCKAGLRPNGIIVIKDNMAQEGVIMDDVDSSVCRDQEVVRRIVRHAGLNLLAEERQENFPDEIYQVYSFAMR; from the exons ATGACAAGTGAGGTTGTGGAAGATGAGAGCCAATTCTACTTGAAGGCAGAGAAGTACTGGAAAGACGTCCCACCCACAGTGGACGGCATGCTTGGAGGGTATGGCCATATCTCCAACATCGACATCAACAGCTCCAAGAAGTTCCTGCAGAGGTTTTTGAGG GAAGGTCCAAATAAAACAGGAACTAACTGTGCTTTAGACTGTGGAGCTGGCATTGGTCGAATCACCAAAAGGCTGCTCTTGCCACTGTTCAAAGTAGTGGATATGGTTGATGTTACAGAGGATTTCCTGATTAAGGCCAAAACTTACCTGggtgaggaggggagaagggtgaggaaCTATTTCTGTTGTGGCCTACAGGACTTCAGCCCAGAACCAAACTCCTATGATGTCATTTGGATCCAGTGGGTTATAG GTCACCTGACTGATCAGCACCTTGCTGAATTCCTACGAAGGTGCAAGGCGGGTTTGCGGCCCAATGGCATCATTGTCATCAAGGATAATATGGCTCAGGAAGGGGTGATCATGGATGATGTGGATAGCAGTGTGTGCCGGGACCAGGAGGTGGTACGCAGGATTGTCCGCCATGCAGGTCTTAACCTCCTGGCTGAAGAGAGGCAGGAGAACTTCCCGGATGAGATTTATCAAGTCTACAGTTTTGCCATGAGATGA